In the genome of Kitasatospora cathayae, one region contains:
- a CDS encoding alpha/beta hydrolase codes for MTSTRPEAVPYADGRLLDVHRPSAATPGPAPVVLLWHGSGPDERDVLHTLAQEAAGLGLLVLVPDWRPDREDGGRADLLASLAFARRNAAAYGGDPARFVLAGWSLGGREAIAVATHPDTPAELRPTAAVGIASAYGRPAATTGDSPLDHLAKGPSPVPIRLVLGTADEVVPAELTHRLLAVVPTAELLELPTDHAGVVMTTYSPEARRCLPATDPATLAAGRRTAALLARTAGILP; via the coding sequence ATGACGAGCACCCGACCGGAGGCCGTTCCGTACGCGGACGGACGGCTGCTGGACGTCCACCGACCGAGCGCCGCCACCCCCGGGCCCGCCCCGGTCGTGCTGCTCTGGCACGGCTCCGGCCCCGACGAGCGCGACGTGCTGCACACGCTCGCCCAGGAGGCCGCCGGGCTGGGCCTGTTGGTGCTCGTCCCGGACTGGCGCCCCGACCGGGAGGACGGCGGCCGCGCCGACCTGCTCGCCTCGCTCGCCTTCGCCCGCCGCAACGCCGCCGCGTACGGCGGGGATCCGGCGCGCTTCGTGCTGGCCGGCTGGTCGCTCGGCGGCCGGGAGGCCATCGCGGTGGCCACCCACCCGGACACCCCGGCCGAGCTGCGCCCCACCGCCGCCGTCGGCATCGCCTCCGCCTACGGCCGCCCGGCCGCCACCACCGGCGACAGCCCGCTCGACCACCTCGCCAAGGGCCCGTCCCCGGTCCCGATCCGACTGGTGCTGGGCACGGCGGACGAGGTGGTGCCCGCGGAGCTCACCCACCGACTGCTCGCCGTGGTGCCGACCGCCGAGCTGCTCGAACTCCCCACCGATCACGCCGGCGTGGTGATGACCACCTACAGTCCCGAGGCCCGCCGCTGCCTGCCCGCCACCGACCCCGCCACCCTGGCCGCCGGTCGCCGGACCGCCGCCCTCCTGGCCCGGACGGCCGGGATCCTGCCGTAG
- a CDS encoding VOC family protein yields MPKAVKYHEGVPCWIVLTTPDLARAERFYGALFGWEFVPTGPAEAVATRYGAQVAAITSGPPGAAITAAQQTTPQPAAWTTCLASRDLNRTAAAVRAAGGRIVREPYQVPDQGRAALAVDPLGAPFGLWQGGDVDGAGLVNEPGTLTWNEHLSPDPDAARAFYRQVFEYGYDRPRAGHTLARVAGLPACSIGPADPPGATPGWRTHFGTADTDRATADLRALGGTVRTGPGPTPFGRVALVRDDAGAEFVLVAVPPEESAEAA; encoded by the coding sequence ATGCCGAAGGCGGTGAAGTACCACGAGGGCGTCCCGTGCTGGATCGTCCTGACCACCCCGGACCTCGCCCGCGCGGAGCGCTTCTACGGCGCGCTGTTCGGCTGGGAGTTCGTCCCGACCGGCCCCGCCGAAGCGGTCGCCACCCGGTACGGCGCACAGGTCGCGGCGATCACGTCCGGGCCACCGGGCGCCGCGATCACCGCCGCCCAGCAGACGACCCCGCAGCCCGCCGCCTGGACCACCTGCCTCGCCTCCCGCGACCTGAACCGCACCGCCGCCGCCGTCCGGGCCGCCGGCGGCCGGATCGTCCGCGAGCCGTACCAGGTGCCCGACCAGGGCCGGGCCGCGCTCGCCGTCGACCCGCTCGGCGCGCCCTTCGGCCTCTGGCAGGGCGGCGACGTCGACGGCGCCGGACTGGTGAACGAGCCCGGCACCCTCACCTGGAACGAGCACCTCTCCCCAGACCCGGACGCCGCCCGCGCCTTCTACCGCCAGGTCTTCGAGTACGGCTACGACCGCCCGAGGGCGGGCCACACCCTCGCCCGGGTGGCCGGCCTACCCGCCTGCAGCATCGGCCCCGCCGACCCGCCCGGCGCCACCCCCGGCTGGCGCACCCACTTCGGAACGGCCGACACCGACCGCGCCACCGCCGACCTGCGCGCCCTCGGCGGCACCGTCCGCACCGGCCCCGGACCGACCCCCTTCGGCCGCGTGGCGCTGGTCCGGGACGACGCCGGAGCCGAGTTCGTCCTGGTCGCCGTCCCACCCGAGGAGTCGGCGGAGGCCGCCTGA
- a CDS encoding DUF7691 family protein gives MSSFLTTYLTCVEDKHTLAGCADESVLDELLRYFGANLDRADREFADQIADGAPTAREALRAVVYGGPFDEQHAFQYGYAYERLCRTDATALDNRSFGPFRGLWLDEVDKGLRAYGVTAVSVSDFQYGSGFPTALPYCAELSCGEWSPEQCAEALRQFELAEHEVRAPELVREVAEAVDEVAGWLRAAREFEDYGIIGFVS, from the coding sequence ATGAGTTCCTTCCTGACCACCTACCTGACCTGTGTCGAGGACAAGCACACCCTGGCCGGCTGCGCCGACGAGTCCGTACTCGACGAGCTCCTCAGGTACTTCGGCGCCAACCTGGACCGCGCCGACCGGGAGTTCGCCGACCAGATCGCGGACGGCGCCCCCACCGCCCGCGAGGCGCTGCGCGCGGTGGTGTACGGCGGGCCGTTCGACGAGCAGCACGCCTTCCAGTACGGCTACGCGTACGAGCGCCTGTGCAGGACGGACGCGACCGCCCTGGACAACCGCTCCTTCGGTCCCTTCCGCGGCCTGTGGCTGGACGAGGTCGACAAGGGCCTGCGCGCGTACGGCGTCACCGCCGTCTCGGTCTCGGACTTCCAGTACGGCAGCGGCTTCCCCACCGCCCTTCCCTACTGCGCCGAACTGTCCTGCGGCGAGTGGTCGCCCGAGCAGTGCGCGGAGGCGCTCCGGCAGTTCGAGCTCGCCGAACACGAGGTCCGTGCACCCGAGTTGGTCCGCGAGGTGGCCGAGGCCGTCGACGAGGTCGCCGGATGGCTGCGCGCGGCGCGGGAGTTCGAGGACTACGGGATCATCGGCTTCGTCTCCTGA